The DNA sequence CAAAACAAATGATGATGATCgatgtgggacaagataagccccaaagggtgtaaaggTTTATTTAAGAGTGTTGTAGGCGTTTCCTGAGGCAAATTTGGTGGGCTCGGTGGGAAACCAACATGGAAAACTACGACGCCACATTTCAGGTTGGTTTCTATACAGCCAGAAGCTCTGGCTACGGCTGCGACTACAGCCCATCCCCCAGCAACCGCtccgtcgcccccccccctcttccccttccctcgAACTGAACAATACTGGGCCATTGTGTTCGTCTTTCCTTTCTTCaggtcactatcatcatcattgtgTTCGCGCGTAAACACGACGAATTTCTGAGCCAAGACGCCGTTTCAAAGGGCAAAGGCGGAAACTGCGCTTTGTATTCAAGATGACGTCTTCCAACCAGAGCGAGAAATGGCAACTGAGCGCTTACGAACGCCAGCGACTCCCACACAGAGTGGTCACAGACGAAACGGAGGTCATCGCTCACGAAGAAAGCTTTCGCTCGAATTTAACGTGCCCCATCTGCTTCGGCTTGTTCAGGAACGCCGTGGCGACGACGGAGTGTCTTCACCGCTTTTGCGAGGAGTGCATCACTACGGCGCTTCGCAGATGCAACAAGGAATGCCCGACGTGCCGCCGCAAGCTCGTCTCGAAGCGGTCGCTGCGGCGGGACTACCGCATGGACGCGTTCATCGCCGCACTTCTCCCCAGCCACGCCGAAGAGCCCGCATCGCTCACCGAGCACGTTACTGCTTCGCCAGCCGTGCAACGCGGCGCTCCAAAGCAAGCACGTGAGAAGAGCATCCTCAAAGACAGTGACGTTGGGCAGAAGCCCTGCGGTAAGAACACTCGCGTCGAGCCAAACTCGACGGCGATTGGGGGCGATCTCGCTCCGACGACGGATAGTGTGGGTTGCGCCGAAGAGGAAGCAGACGTTCAGCAAATCTCGGCGCTGACTTTGCCGACGAGAGAGCGAAGGAGTTGGAACGAACAGCAGCCCCGAAAGGAAGGCCGTGCATCACCAGCGTTGGCGGCGGGTGGCGACGGCGTCGCTCGTAAAGGATCGGACCGCGAGTTGACCTTGCGACGCGACAAGGTGCCTCAAGGAACGAGCGCTGGCGCTTGCTGTGCTGATGTCGAGGTGCCCGTAGAAGGAACCCGTGTGACGTCACCTAGGACGCCGCAGGTTGATCCCGACGAAATGTACATGAGCGAAGAGACAAGACGCACGGCCCGCACGCTATCTGCACAATGCAGCGAGCCGACTCGGCCGGAAGATTTCTGCGCAGACACCGTCGAAACGTCCGGGGATGAGATGGGCCAATCAGCAGCAGGTGCCGACGCcacgcctgctgctgctgctgctgcctcagaCCGCGAATCCAGCGTGGCCTTTGCCGCCTCGCCACGGTGGGCCCGCAGCAACCTGATAGCGATAACGCTGAAGCCGCACCTCGACATGTTCTTGGAATACCCAGAGTCCCCGACGCTGCATATAAACGTGTCAGCTCGAGTCACGATCCTGTATATCAGCTCGTACCTCAAGAAATGTCTTTCTCAGAGCAGCGTGAATCGTAAGGATCGGCGATTCCCGATGTACCGCATATACGCGGCCAGCGAGACGGGCGAATTGGTCGCACTCCCTTTTGCGATGACAACGGAGGATGCCGTCAAGAGAATCCAGAAAGCCGGTGTGCCGCTGGAAATGTACTACGCGCTGCACCAAGCTTGAATCTGGGCTAGTCTCCTCTTTACTCCGCCAAAGACATGGTATATACACGCAACTGAGTTTTAATATAACATTTGAAAGAAACTGAATATGTGTTTGGCTGGTGCATAAACCGACAGTCTGAATTACGTACTCCACCTGAGCATTATTTTTTTAGATGCAGCAGCTCGGCAGCTGCTACATCTAAACACACATGGACGCGCAGAAATCGCTTtttttggcaaccactgcaccgatcttGATTGGGATTTTTgcattaaaaacaaaaatattaaatCTATAAACTCTAGGTAATGCAGTTTCAATATAGGCTGCCAAAAATTTTTAAATCTTTAAAAAATGTAAACAGTACCATCAAGTTCTAAAGTGCCCAAGTAATAATGACgtcgcagttctgtaaattgcacatATAATGAGGCTTCTGAAGTGGACAGAACTGATGCATTATACACCGCTCTTAAATATGCCACTAGTTTGTAAGTGGACTTCACCCCCGCCTCCTAAATATTTTAATAATTTTCCATGAGGTGTGCATTCGTGCATCATATTTGTCCGCTGGAGATGCTCTAAATGTGCAGTTGACAGAACTGCGATCGGTTTTTCATGCAGAGAGGTCGATTTGTAAACTTCTCCATtcttctattgcgatagcaattaactggacactccaggcgcatttctgccgtcggcgtcgctgtgaggttcagcataaagtccaagggcggtaaaaccgtcgccgcgcgccgaatgctgtatgtgcgagcgaaagcatgCGAGGATGAGTCGGCGAACGCGGTTAAATAGAGAATTAtagcgcgtccggtattccggcatccgcgggcggtttgccggttaagcgggggcgtaaacgggagcggccagattggtggcgccagctggtggcgcaaagctcaaccacacaaacacaaagctaattactatattctgattaggtgctggcgtaaattttcgacagcggcgtaatcgtgttcacaattacgccgctgccaaaaatttgcgcCAGCAGCGAAGCATGATATAGTGgattactgcagttttagctctgtgtttttCTGGTTGAACTccacgccaccaggtggctgcaccgctccggccgctcacgtttaggCCCCCGCAAATcaggcaatccgcccaaaccacccccgTTTACCGGAACAGCGGACAGGCTAAAGGTCTCTAATCTCGCGACCGGGGAACGTGggccggaagcgtgccctctcctgacGGGCACGAAGCAGGGgtgtcaggcgagggaggaggggcgttcttctccggcggcttctagggtgcctcgatgtcctcctcgcccagcGCTCtgcacagagtggagacaactgcggcgtctactacggcattgGACACGTGATTGGCGGGCGCCGTAGTTGTAGCCAGAACGAAATGCGTTTTGTATCACATGAAGCAGAACAAAGGTAAGTACACAGCTATTTGGTGCACCTTCTTATTACTGCGCTGTCAGGAAATGCTGATCTATTCATTAAAGAAATACACGAGGCCAACAGTCAGAAAGCAGCAGCGAATTACGCTCGTCTTCACACGAGGAGAATGTATGGTATGTTGCAAACCGATATCTttatagaaaaaaagaagctgtaCACCACATTATTCCTTGCAGACTAACGCGATTAAAACTATTGTGCCGGGCGTAATGCAGACTAAAAAATTAGCACTGCGCTACAATATTGCATCGTCAGGCATAAAACAGAAAGTGACCGCAACTGCCTTAGCCACAGTAAAGATAGATGAGCTTTACCATGCCTGACCGCAGTATATTAAATATGTATTCAGGGAAAATATTTCATTATTGGTAACGACAAACACTGCACACACAGTTTCTGCGAGCGACAGTTGTCGAAACGTAATTCGAAACCAGAAAAAATTACACAATCAGAAAACCTGCTACCTAAccagaaaaacgttttttccCCCTTGCGAACGAGAAATTTCTGCTTCTCATTACCTACGAGCACGGCGCACTGACTTACTATGGCTAACGGATCGTCGTGTTCCGTATTTATTTACAATTATTAGACGCGCGAATAACTGTACGCGTACATGGCGTATAGCAGCAACGTGGACGAGCGCAAATAATTATTCAACACCTACTAGCACGTGTATCGCTACCCTGCAGACATACTATCAGTCGAGGCCAATTTAGGCCAACTACGCGATAGATACAGGAGGCTAGGAATAGTCCTTGCATCCGCCGTGGTTACTTAGCGACTATATAGTGTTGAGcggctgcgcacgaggtcgcgggatcgaatcccgaccacggcagccgtatttagatgggggcgaaatgcttaAACACGCGTGTACTGGCGCACGCTAAAGACCAAATCGTTATAGACcagcggtccaaatttccggagtcttccgtatttacggcgtgcctcataatcagataatggttttggcacgcaaaactccaTAACCTAGCTTATGGATAGTCGTTGCGCTTAGCGACGTACTGACAATGTTGCTTAGTTGCTTCAAGAGAGGCTTGGATCTAGGCGTCCCATGACTGTTCTATACGGCGGGTTGCATTTATCTGAGCGCTTTTAAAGGGGACACTACAGGCAAATAtaaagtcaacgtggactgttaaaATGAAATTATAGAAACCTCGTAGCGCGTGTTTCGTGacaagaaaatacttagtttaaATGGTaccttcgactggtcgcctccatCCTCCGAATCAGACTTGTgcagatccggcgttcctcgAATTCAAAGGCAGAGGACAAGCACACAAGTCGAACGTGTGACTTGTTTTCGAAGGTGGAAATGGCAAAGGCGAAACCACATGACTGCAGCAAACGTTCGATTTCCCCTAGCAAGAGCTCCCGGCGCTGCCAGGAAGAATGGCGGAAGCACCGATGCGACGGGCGTTCGTTGATACGCCAGCATGCAGTGCCATAGGTTGCGGCGCACGTTGCCAACAGCGGCGGTGCTGGGTTGTAAGGACGAGACGGAAACTCTCATTGACGACTGCTCTGGCGATCGACGGGGCTCGACGCGGGAGGAGAGCGATAgaaaagaaccagccgaacgcaaggCACGCACTCTCGTTCGACCATTCGAAAACAACGCTGCTCGCGAGAGCGTTCTAGAGCACTCCGAAACGATCAGCCGAAGATTCCATAAGAGAAAAAAGCGTCGGAAGAGTCGGCCTGCCTTTAGCACAGTTCCCcccaggggcgtctgcgtcagcaggcgtttaaTGCGTTGGgatgacaccacgtacccgagcacacgagggttggaccctccggCGTCTAACCGTGCGCGTTTTGGCTGCGTCCCTGAAAAAGGaaatcctggaggttgagccgatggcGGGTGTTCGGACCTTCAAATAGGCCTTGAACCACCCCTGAGGGTTGGCTACATAACATAATCCGctggtagcatacgctgctgtgaacatctcagccaagttttgctgtcgtacgcggtgcgtGGACGTCACAAGtgggatcgcgaagtcacctttctctcaaacgctcccTTTTCAACTGCAGGCCCtctcctcactctcttctagacgcacTAATTCGTCATCGGACGCACTTCTCTGTCATTCGCTTGGGCGGCTGCTATCGGCCGATGGCTGACACCAAGCTGCCGTCGGCTAggtggcgtagataccgcggccgccgcggagtgccgccacgagtccactggctaagcgcactacagctcgctgaggacagcgcgtttggcttatgtttagcgcttCGTATGCACCACATGCGGAAGTCGTGGCGtatacgttaacatccaaaatgaaatttgaactgcgcgcctgggagacatttagaaggcggagagttctgggcacgccccactgcgccgtagccttcgcagcgcaaggcattgaagaaggaacggcaGCACAGCAGAAGCCGTGTTTAATTTCCAATAACTCCGCttttgctgaacgcattgaagtacttattgcggcaaaatatttctgaaatagcctattttcacttcaaatgcatttctacaCTTCGGTAAAAAgtggttcagagcccctttaaggcccctcggtggaggcaacacaaCCCTTTAGCCTCAGATTCACGCAGATGGCACCTCTGTACTGACTCACCTGGGGGAAACCGGTAGTTGCCTTTCCATAACTTCCTCTATAattttcgtctttctctctcactttcaatctttcctgtctcctcttcTCTTCTATTCCGATCTGGGTATCgagctagggttaaccttgtgtgcgATAACCAACCGTGGTTAtacatattgggttatagtgggtGTGTACAGCTGGCAATGGCAGGATTTGTCTATGCACAAATCTTGTCATGCACCCCTCATGTCCCGGCTGGCATCGCTCCCGAAATTAGTGAACACTTGATGGCTGCGTCATTCCCCCGACTCAGTTATCGTACTCTTACAAAAAAGGGCGCAACGAagataacttaattttttttctcagacGAAAGGAATGTTTCCCACGTTTTCACGTCGTCCTTAGTCTTAACCCTAAAATCACCGTTAGGACACTTTCACCTTCCTGTGTTTCCAAATATCTCAACGACACAATAGGCTCAGGTTACAAAGCAACCAAAATGACCAGCGGCGACCTCCTCCTTGAGGTTCGCGACAAGGGCCAACATGATAAGCTTTCAAATCTAGAGGCATTCGGCAATATCCAAATCCCTGTTACACAACACCGGTCAACGAACACAAACAGAGTAGTGATCTCTGGTGATGACCTACTGAACCTGAGCTAAGAAGAGCTGCTAGAGTGCTGGAAAGAATAGAATGCGACTGTAGTACGAACGATAAATATTAAGCGTGACAATAAAGAAATCCCTACTACGTATGTGATTCTAACCTTTGCGACGAGCGAACTGCCAGATTCTCTTGAAACAAGATACACAAAGACAAGAGTAAGGCAGTAGTTCCTAATCCACGcagatgcttcaagtgtcaaaAATTCGGTCGTGCTCTCAAAGCTGCCGTGGCCGACTGACACGTGCAGAATGCACTAACAGTAAACCTACTTTTGATAACCGTGGGAATGCGCTCCGTTGTCCCAACTGCGACGGTGACCATGCGGCATATTCACGATCATAGCCTACGTGGAAGAAAGAGGAAGTTATTATTTCTgtgaaagtgaaaacaaaaatatcTATTCTCAAGAAGCGCGAACGCGCGCACCTTTTCTCCATACTGCAGGGTATGCTGATGCGGTGCGTAAGGGGGCAACGCCGCAGCAGACTTCGACATCCCCCTGGCCCACAAGGAGTGTGGACGCGAGCGTGCCATCAGCCCACCAGGCGACAGCAGCCAGTGCTGCGTGCCATCTTTTGAAGGAGGGtccatcgacctctgggttggTGGCGGCCAAAGCCCTGCTTTTCGAGGGAAGGCCTACCCCGAAACCACCCCGCTCGAgtgagcggaagtccagcggctcccaGGAGTTGATGGACACAACTCCAAGCCAGACGGCGCAGACGGCGCCTCGGGAGTGACGTGATTCTCGCGACCGCTCCAGGACAAACAAACCACGGATTGCTTGGTCTGGAGAAGCTCCGTAAGCCAAACTCAAAAGCTCTTGAGACACAGCACGAAAACACGAACAATATGGAcacacaaatattacactgggACGTGAGAGGTCTCATGCAcaacctcgatgacattaaagAACATCTACACAAATACAACGCAAAGGTGCTGTTTGTTCAGGAGACACACCTAAAACCAACACAAAGTAACTTCCTCAGACATTTTCCGAAAAGATGGAGATGACGTACTCGCCTCGTCGGGCGGCGTCGCAATAATAGTGGACAAAGATTATTGCTTGTCAGCAATTCCTTCTTCGAACTTTCCTTGAGGCAGTCACAGTCCGAGCTCTACGCTTTCCAGAAGTTGGTGACTATAAGTTCCCTAAACACCACTCCGGATTATCAACTTTCCAGGCCGGAGTCTCTAAGCTTTATCGCTGAACTTACTCAACCATATATTGTTGTTTGAGATCCGAATATAGGAACCACTGGGGCGTCTTTCGTTGTGGCGCAAGATGACGCTTAGGTGAAAAACTTTCTTTTCTCCACAGGTGCGTGCTTGCTaaataaaaaagagcccacattGTAAGTCGTGGCACTCAAAACATACTCATCTGTAGATTTAAACGTCTCATCAAGTACACTCATGCCATATCTTGAGGGGAACGTCATCAAAAacccttacgggagtgaccacttccctgttGTTTTAGCTTCAACAAAAAGTGATGAAAACTCTCCCCATGTTACCCAGTGGAAAATTGACTCTGCGGGCTGGAATCAATACAGAGAGCCCACGCACCTAACATGCGATGACAGCCGTACACTTAACATCGACGATGCAATGGCATACCTTCACAGCATTCATTGACATTAGCAGCATGTATGATAGCAGTGCGAAATGTTTTTACAGCACGTGCCTCTGAGCCATTGACTTCAAGCACCTCTTGAGGCACTAGTGGTACTGCATACGTTTTATTATGTCATCATTTCTTAACGGAACCTTTATGCTCATACCCCAGATCAATTAGTAATTGCCATTATTTTAATACTTGGTTACTTTACGCAATTTAGAGCGAATTGCTTTAGGCCTTTATACAGCCACGGTACATCTACTATTTGCAACTCATTGCCTACTCCATCCATAGTACAATGAGAAACCATTACCATATGTCATTGCGCTCTTCGCTCACatgtggcccttgcgccaataa is a window from the Dermacentor albipictus isolate Rhodes 1998 colony chromosome 6, USDA_Dalb.pri_finalv2, whole genome shotgun sequence genome containing:
- the LOC139046935 gene encoding E3 ubiquitin-protein ligase RING1-like, which produces MTSSNQSEKWQLSAYERQRLPHRVVTDETEVIAHEESFRSNLTCPICFGLFRNAVATTECLHRFCEECITTALRRCNKECPTCRRKLVSKRSLRRDYRMDAFIAALLPSHAEEPASLTEHVTASPAVQRGAPKQAREKSILKDSDVGQKPCGKNTRVEPNSTAIGGDLAPTTDSVGCAEEEADVQQISALTLPTRERRSWNEQQPRKEGRASPALAAGGDGVARKGSDRELTLRRDKVPQGTSAGACCADVEVPVEGTRVTSPRTPQVDPDEMYMSEETRRTARTLSAQCSEPTRPEDFCADTVETSGDEMGQSAAGADATPAAAAAASDRESSVAFAASPRWARSNLIAITLKPHLDMFLEYPESPTLHINVSARVTILYISSYLKKCLSQSSVNRKDRRFPMYRIYAASETGELVALPFAMTTEDAVKRIQKAGVPLEMYYALHQA